The following are from one region of the Corylus avellana chromosome ca1, CavTom2PMs-1.0 genome:
- the LOC132167849 gene encoding uncharacterized protein LOC132167849 translates to MSHRGKRRARRGSSLKRQPMSLGSPSVHLDDSEQQDVAQLLGIQDGYRPVLPGDMEGEIPLHNPYGRAGMAQMGYLPESQLGQRMQGHVEHLDDSQHSAGPDDSDTSAEEDCIGATQDTADPQPTDPAPGDHLLPRQVRTISTDSEGNEVIEVFTIRDSHRLPGVPAGKRIIMEYNAACQPVGVSSMRFKRMAGDIVRSSNYVRIPDDWLKVPQRTKEDIWDALMAYFFVPPEFNLKAIKNEAFKDMGSKLRTWRYELKKCCAITEEDTPDTIRARVGEKTLDEYNAEDVEILLERWCTRQNKDYANKMKSLRALNKEPHCTGSKSYARATDEEAIRLGKYPTRAESNISTHTKADKSYPNEIVEERCKRMKELIPTDPAASSSITEGTVKWAPNDAYAQAHGNKPEYAGRVRQLGSGILPVRGSIRSYYTPSQARSENTSQYSMISQETLDRALEAERAKHKEEIDALVAENNARQAAFDARLRQIEAMMRFSSAPDGASPHIAVVPSSIDGEAGDGEDAMNVNNQH, encoded by the exons ATGAGCCATAGGGGGAAGAGAAGAGCACGCAGGGGCTCGTCTCTCAAGCGACAGCCTATGTCGCTTGGGTCTCCGTCAGTCCACCTTGATGAtagcgagcaacaagacgttgctcagcttTTGGGTATTCAGGACGGATATCGACCGGTACTTCCAGGCGATATGGAAGGGGAGATCCCTCTCCATAATCCATACGGTCGGGCAGGCATGGCCCAGATGGGGTATCTGCCAGAGAGCCAGCTTGGACAGCGTATGCAGGGACATGTAGAGCACCTTGATGATAGCCAGCATAGCGCAG GTCCCGACGACAGTGACACATCGGCCGAGGAGGACTGTATTGGTGCGACACAGGACACGGCTGACCCGCAGCCAACCGACCCTGCTCCCGGCGACCACTTACTCCCTCGGCAGGTCCGCACCATAA gtACCGATTCAGAGGGAAACGAAGttattgaggtgtttaccatCCGTGACTCGCACAGGTTGCCGGGAGTCCCTGCCGGCAAGCGGATCATTATGGAGTACAATGCTGCATGCCAGCCCGTCGGCGTTAGTTCCATGAGGTTTAAACGGATGGCTGGAGATATCGTAAGGAGCTCCAATTATGTCCGAATACCGGACGATTGGTTAAAGGTACCGCAGCGTACCAAAgaggatatttgggacgccttgatg GCATACTTTTTCGTCCCGCCCGAATTCAATTTGAAAGCCATAAAGAATGAAGCATTCAAGGATATGGGATCAAAGCTGCGGACTTGGAGGTACGAGCTTAAAAAATGCTGTGCAATTACGGAGGAAGATACTCCGGATACTATACGGGCAAGAGTGGGGGAAAAAACACTTGACGAGTACAATGCCGAAGACGTGGAGATcttattggagagatggtgtacTCGTCAGAATaag GACTATGCGAACAAAATGAAGAGCTTGCGAGCATTAAATAAAGAGCCCCATTGCACCGGATCGAAGAGCTATGCCAGAGCGACAGATgaggag GCCATACGTCTGGGCAAGTATCCTACTCGTGCAGAGAGTAACATCAGCACGCACACGAAGGCGGACAAAAGCTATCCGAATGAGATAGTGGAAGAAAGATGT AAAAGGATGAAGGAGCTGatacccaccgaccctgcagcGTCGTCTAGCATCACAGAGGGAACGGTCAAGTGGGCGCCAAACGACGCGTATGCACAGGCCCATGGAAATAAGCCTGAATACGCCGGTAGGGTTCGGCAGCTTGGATCGGGTATTTTGCCCGTGCGGGGCTCCATACGTTCATACTATACACCTTCACAAGCAAGGTCAGAAAACACCAGCCAGTACTCCATGATATCACAAGAAACGCTTGACAGAGCTCTTGAGGCGGAGAGggcgaagcacaaggaagagatagatgcaTTGGTGGCCGAGAACAATGCACGTCAGGCAGCGTTTGACGCCCGATTGCGCCAGATCGAGGCAATGATGCGGTTCAGCTCTGCACCAGATGGAGCTTCCCCACATATTGCGGTGGTGCCATCGTCGATCGACGGCGAAGCAG GTGATGGAGAAGATGCTATGAATGTCAATAATCAGCATTGA